In one Candidatus Nomurabacteria bacterium genomic region, the following are encoded:
- the msrB gene encoding peptide-methionine (R)-S-oxide reductase MsrB translates to MPDDKLPKTEEEWKAILTPEQYHVLREKGTERAYTGALDHEFNQGMYECGACGQPLFSSKGKYDSGCGWPAFFEALDPEAVHFTEDKSLGMSRIEVTCNRCGSHLGHVFDDGPSDKGGKRFCINSASLAFKGE, encoded by the coding sequence ATCCCCGACGACAAGCTCCCAAAAACCGAAGAAGAGTGGAAGGCAATCCTCACCCCTGAGCAGTATCATGTTTTGCGTGAAAAGGGGACCGAACGTGCCTATACCGGCGCGCTTGATCATGAGTTTAATCAAGGAATGTATGAATGTGGCGCTTGCGGACAGCCGCTGTTTTCTTCAAAAGGTAAGTACGATTCTGGTTGCGGATGGCCGGCGTTTTTTGAGGCGCTTGATCCAGAAGCCGTGCATTTTACCGAGGACAAGTCACTCGGGATGTCTCGTATTGAGGTAACCTGCAATCGCTGCGGCAGTCACCTAGGTCACGTTTTTGATGACGGTCCAAGTGATAAAGGCGGTAAGCGCTTTTGTATTAATTCGGCTTCTTTAGCGTTTAAGGGAGAATAG
- a CDS encoding GIY-YIG nuclease family protein, which produces MEIRWALGCDDRWINDYGARVSSCVIDCKEKERKELEKPGVYILVNPKEEGLQKIYIGEGDPIIDRLLNHERNKDFWSKVICFTTTDQSLNKTHIQYLESRLIQIAKEYKIADLENSNSPGLPSISESEQAVVERFFTSILKIAPILGVDAFEEPPTSYSGVELSISAKGVKAFGHVTNQGFLVLKGSEAVINEVPSLSNSMHVLREGLIQRSVLVPTDEGKYVFSQDFDFGSPSTAATVVLGHSSNGRLAWKSSNGKSLADLEAMDYVNPAGRSVSTS; this is translated from the coding sequence ATGGAAATCAGATGGGCTTTGGGTTGTGACGATAGGTGGATTAACGATTACGGCGCTCGTGTGTCCTCGTGCGTTATTGACTGTAAAGAAAAAGAACGGAAGGAGCTCGAGAAGCCTGGTGTTTATATATTAGTGAACCCAAAAGAAGAAGGTTTACAAAAGATTTACATCGGGGAGGGTGATCCAATTATCGATCGTTTGTTGAATCATGAGCGAAACAAAGACTTCTGGTCAAAAGTAATCTGTTTCACAACAACGGATCAAAGCCTGAATAAGACGCATATACAATATCTGGAATCGAGACTTATCCAGATAGCGAAAGAGTATAAGATTGCTGATCTTGAAAATAGTAATTCGCCAGGACTTCCTAGCATTTCAGAATCAGAGCAAGCCGTGGTAGAGAGGTTTTTCACAAGTATTTTGAAAATTGCTCCAATTTTGGGTGTTGATGCATTTGAAGAGCCGCCAACCAGCTACTCGGGTGTAGAGCTTTCAATTAGTGCAAAAGGCGTAAAGGCTTTTGGTCATGTCACGAACCAAGGGTTCTTGGTTCTAAAAGGTTCAGAGGCTGTTATAAACGAAGTCCCATCACTCTCAAACTCTATGCATGTGCTCCGTGAAGGATTGATACAGCGGTCAGTTTTGGTTCCAACAGATGAAGGTAAGTATGTTTTTTCACAGGACTTTGATTTTGGTTCTCCTTCAACCGCGGCAACCGTTGTGCTTGGTCATAGTTCAAACGGGAGGCTGGCTTGGAAGTCATCGAATGGTAAGTCGTTGGCAGATTTGGAGGCAATGGATTATGTCAACCCTGCGGGGAGATCGGTTAGTACAAGCTAG
- a CDS encoding restriction endonuclease subunit S produces MYTTPKTDFLTEEGAKLSRLMKKGDVVMAVSGNPGLPSILSIDACIHDGFVGFRALSSKLLPEFLYFVFLHQQEANNLQSVRAVFKNLTTDQIKQFEIPIPPLNIQKQIVEKIEAEGTLVESAKNLLKSTNKKPKR; encoded by the coding sequence ATGTACACAACTCCCAAGACTGATTTTTTAACAGAAGAGGGCGCGAAATTAAGTAGGCTAATGAAAAAGGGAGATGTTGTAATGGCAGTGAGTGGAAATCCTGGTTTACCTTCTATACTTTCCATAGATGCTTGTATTCACGATGGATTTGTTGGTTTCAGAGCTCTGTCTTCAAAGCTATTACCCGAATTTCTGTATTTCGTCTTTCTTCATCAGCAGGAAGCAAATAATTTACAATCTGTCAGGGCAGTGTTTAAAAACCTAACAACGGATCAGATAAAGCAGTTTGAAATTCCTATTCCACCTCTAAATATACAGAAACAAATAGTGGAAAAAATCGAAGCCGAGGGTACCCTTGTTGAATCCGCCAAAAACTTATTGAAATCTACGAACAAAAAACCAAAGAGGTGA
- a CDS encoding restriction endonuclease subunit S: MESEGYQRHFTKLRRYEIPLPPLEIQEQIVAELDGYAGIISGAKQIAKNWKPRIEIDPEWEKVKIESITTLVRGSSPRPQGIHVTTVAPSHDLWFQMLLVMGCTQLPRLIF; encoded by the coding sequence ATTGAATCAGAAGGCTACCAACGACATTTTACGAAACTAAGACGGTACGAAATCCCTCTCCCACCTCTCGAAATCCAAGAACAAATCGTGGCAGAGCTAGACGGCTATGCGGGTATTATTAGTGGCGCTAAACAAATCGCTAAAAACTGGAAACCGAGGATTGAGATTGATCCGGAGTGGGAGAAGGTGAAGATTGAAAGTATAACCACCTTGGTACGCGGTAGTTCACCAAGGCCACAAGGGATTCACGTTACTACGGTGGCACCATCCCACGACTTATGGTTTCAGATGTTACTCGTGATGGGATGTACACAACTCCCAAGACTGATTTTTTAA